The following proteins come from a genomic window of Nicotiana tomentosiformis chromosome 12, ASM39032v3, whole genome shotgun sequence:
- the LOC104112408 gene encoding ranBP2-type zinc finger protein At1g67325 encodes MSQVDNRNSSAAKRARTDGGRREDDWTCPSCGNVNFSFRTTCNMRNCTQSRPADHNSKSAVRPMQAPQSYSPSAAYVGSGAPSSMYMGVAPYGGSLFNGPSMPAYDVPFSGGSAYHYNIGSRLSGGSPYRPLHFSAPPPYTGGSVIGNGGMYGVPPHMDRYGLALPMAPAGMAPRPGFYPEENSQKKDGTRDNDWKCPKCGNVNFSFRTVCNMRKCNTPKPGSQVSKSGKNTKPETPEGSWKCEKCNNINYPFRTKCNRQNCGAEKPSESKKSPSQSDDENDQ; translated from the exons ATGTCTCAG GTTGATAACAGAAATTCTTCTGCTGCCAAACGTGCCCGAACTGACG GTGGCCGTAGGGAAGATGACTGGACATGTCCGAGCTGTGGGAATGTCAATTTCTCCTTCAGAACCACGTGCAATATGCGCAATTGTACTCAGTCTAGGCCTGCAGATCACAACTCA AAATCTGCAGTTAGACCAATGCAAGCTCCACAGAGCTATTCACCCTCTGCTGCATATGTTGGGTCTGGTGCACCCTCTTCAATGTATATGGGGGTAGCACCTTATGGTGGTTCTCTGTTCAATGGACCATCCATGCCAGCTTATGACGTTCCATTTTCTGGGGGTTCAGCTTATCATTACAATATTGGGAGCCGCCTTTCTGGGGGCAGCCCATACCGCCCACTACATTTCTCTGCTCCACCTCCTTACACTGGTGGGTCTGTGATTGGAAATG GTGGGATGTATGGTGTGCCACCACATATGGACCGATACGGTTTGGCATTGCCAATGGCCCCTGCTGGCATG GCACCAAGGCCGGGTTTTTATCCTGAAGAAAATTCTCAAAAGAAAG ATGGAACACGTGATAATGACTGGAAATGTCCTAAATGTGGAAATGTCAACTTTTCTTTTAGAACAGTTTGTAACATGAGGAAGTGCAACACTCCAAAGCCTGGTTCTCAG GTTTCCAAATCGGGGAAGAATACTA AGCCAGAAACGCCAGAGGGAAGCTGGAAATGTGAGAAATGCAACAACATAAACTATCCTTTTCGGACCAAGTGTAACAGACAGAATTGCGGTGCAGAGAAACCATCTGAGTCCAAAAAGTCTCCTTCACAATCAGATGATGAGAATGATCAG TGA
- the LOC104112407 gene encoding squamosa promoter-binding-like protein 3, translating into MEWNAKWDWGNLVMFGSEVAKSPKELQLTDWGVEEDGELDAGSFNLSSGGSGSGTGGYVSDVGCGSSIKSSISASTDSSPKEGLKASDFSFDGSPEDLSKKVKPCSRNSPPMEAPVGSVEPLVGLKLGKRTFETIGGAKVSSFPDKHVSSAAAAKKTKSSTQNAPTPRCQVEGCNLDLSSAKEYYRKHRVCENHSKCPKVIIAGVLRRFCQQCSRFHSLSEFDEKKRSCRRRLSDHNARRRKPQQETIQFNSARLSSLFYDSRQPMNLVLNHSNLVQCRAAANSTWESTEETKFSITRGLAPKPERDGSTNGQSLLPGIQFSRAVGAHGNVSSCLLLPSKGHTAEVFNRGAKESMFNMGTGPEFPRALSLLSTNSWGSSEPETVSLNHPTHANQSSMPEQMMQAIPQGVPLLSCEYWQGDGQPSSDPRDHTLAANSHAGGSFQGIELFKPPFDTDFYLNALN; encoded by the exons ATGGAGTGGAATGCAAAGTGGGACTGGGGAAACCTGGTAATGTTTGGTTCAGAGGTCGCCAAAAGTCCAAAAGAACTACAATTAACagattggggagttgaagaagaTGGAGAACTTGATGCTGGATCCTTCAATTTGTCGAGTGGTGGTAGTGGTAGTGGTACTGGTGGTTATGTCTCTGATGTTGGGTGTGGTTCTTCGATCAAGAGCTCAATATCAGCTTCTACTGACTCTTCACCAAAGGAGGGCTTGAAAGCATCCGACTTTTCTTTCGATGGCTCTCCTGAGGATCTTAGTAAGAAAGTGAAACCTTGCTCTAGAAATTCACCCCCCATGGAGGCTCCAGTAGGCTCTGTTGAACCACTTGTAGGTCTGAAACTTGGTAAGCGGACATTTGAGACCATCGGTGGTGCTAAGGTTTCATCCTTCCCCGATAAACACGTATCATCTGCTGCAGCAGCAAAGAAAACAAAATCATCTACTCAGAATGCACCAACTCCACGCTGTCAGGTTGAAGGCTGCAACCTTGATCTTTCATCAGCTAAAGAATATTACCGGAAGCATCGAGTTTGTGAAAATCATTCCAAATGCCCAAAGGTCATTATAGCAGGTGTATTACGCCGCTTTTGTCAACAGTGTAGCAG GTTCCATAGCTTGTCTGAATTTGATGAAAAGAAGAGAAGCTGTCGCAGGAGGCTCTCTGATCACAATGCACGACGCCGCAAACCACAGCAGGAAACCATCCAGTTCAACTCGGCAAGGCTTTCTTCATTGTTTTATG ATAGCAGGCAACCTATGAATCTTGTGCTCAACCATTCCAACCTGGTTCAGTGTAGAGCTGCTGCAAATTCTACCTGGGAAAGCACTGAAGAAACTAAGTTCAGTATAACAAGAGGATTAGCTCCAAAGCCTGAAAGAGATGGCAGTACAAATGGGCAGTCATTATTGCCAGGGATCCAGTTTTCACGGGCCGTGGGTGCACACGGTAATGTATCTAGCTGCTTGCTCTTGCCCTCCAAGGGCCACACAGCCGAGGTTTTCAATCGAG GTGCCAAGGAATCCATGTTCAATATGGGTACAGGACCGGAATTTCCTCGTGCTCTCTCTCTTCTGTCAACTAATTCATGGGGTTCATCCGAGCCTGAGACTGTTTCACTGAACCACCCAACACATGCAAATCAGAGCAGCATGCCCGAGCAGATGATGCAGGCAATTCCACAAGGTGTGCCGCTTCTGTCCTGTGAATACTGGCAGGGTGATGGACAACCTTCATCCGATCCTCGTGACCATACATTGGCTGCTAATAGTCATGCTGGTGGTAGCTTTCAGGGAATCGAACTGTTCAAACCTCCATTTGACACTGATTTTTATCTCAATGCATTGAACTGA